Proteins encoded in a region of the Leifsonia sp. PS1209 genome:
- a CDS encoding cytochrome c oxidase subunit 4 — protein sequence MRANAILFWILSIFFLLSAIVYTVWSLLDPMHMKVEWVGTVALLLSAILAAFIAFYVGRSHASQGGELPEDRLDANIDDGDPELGHFSPWSWWPVALAFGAGLVMLGLAVGFWICFIGVAFALICIVGWTYEYYRGYFAR from the coding sequence ATGAGAGCCAACGCGATCCTCTTCTGGATTCTGTCGATCTTCTTCCTGCTCTCCGCCATCGTGTACACGGTGTGGAGCCTGCTCGACCCGATGCACATGAAGGTCGAGTGGGTCGGCACCGTCGCGCTGCTGCTGAGCGCGATCCTGGCTGCCTTCATCGCCTTCTACGTCGGCCGCTCGCACGCCTCGCAGGGCGGCGAGCTCCCGGAGGACCGCCTCGACGCCAACATCGACGACGGCGACCCGGAGCTCGGGCACTTCAGCCCGTGGAGCTGGTGGCCGGTGGCCCTCGCCTTCGGCGCCGGTCTCGTGATGCTCGGCCTCGCGGTCGGCTTCTGGATCTGCTTCATCGGTGTGGCCTTCGCGCTGATCTGCATCGTCGGCTGGACTTACGAGTACTACCGCGGATACTTCGCGCGCTGA
- a CDS encoding methyltransferase domain-containing protein, with the protein MSTTDGDPLSRLAGWLRCTVCAEPLEPAGRLRLACVRAHSFDVNKRGYVTLLPAGTKVQGDSAAMLDARDAVLENDTYAAVAAAVARASIGPRILDAGAGTGYYLRAALAEHPEARGLAMDLSPAAVARAARSSDRIDGLVADTWQPLPVRTGAADTVLDVFAPRNLPEFHRVLRPGGTLVVVVPRADHLAELRATGAMLDVPADKADDLIASAEPLFALQTREHVAQALTLDDALRAALVGMGPSAHHGSASPVEDVETATLSVDVLRFTRR; encoded by the coding sequence ATGAGCACGACCGACGGCGATCCGCTGTCCCGGCTGGCGGGCTGGCTGCGCTGTACGGTCTGCGCGGAGCCGCTGGAGCCCGCTGGACGCCTCAGGCTCGCCTGCGTGCGTGCTCATAGCTTCGACGTGAACAAACGCGGCTACGTGACGCTCCTGCCCGCGGGAACCAAGGTGCAGGGCGACAGTGCCGCCATGCTCGACGCCCGGGATGCGGTGCTCGAGAACGACACGTACGCCGCGGTCGCCGCGGCGGTGGCGCGCGCGTCGATCGGCCCCCGCATCCTCGACGCCGGAGCGGGCACCGGCTACTACCTCCGGGCAGCGCTGGCCGAGCATCCGGAGGCGCGCGGTCTCGCGATGGATCTCTCCCCCGCCGCCGTCGCTCGCGCCGCCCGCAGCTCCGACCGGATCGACGGACTGGTCGCCGACACCTGGCAGCCGCTCCCGGTGCGCACCGGCGCGGCCGACACGGTGCTCGACGTGTTCGCCCCGCGCAACCTGCCCGAGTTCCACCGGGTGCTCCGGCCGGGCGGCACGCTCGTCGTCGTGGTGCCCCGGGCCGATCACCTGGCCGAGCTGCGCGCCACCGGCGCCATGCTCGACGTTCCCGCCGACAAGGCGGACGACCTGATCGCGTCCGCGGAGCCCCTGTTCGCCCTCCAGACGCGCGAACACGTGGCCCAGGCCCTGACACTCGACGACGCTCTGCGCGCGGCGCTGGTCGGCATGGGACCCTCCGCACACCACGGGAGCGCTTCCCCCGTCGAGGACGTGGAGACGGCGACCCTCTCCGTCGACGTCCTCCGCTTCACGCGACGCTAG
- a CDS encoding DUF6194 family protein, translating to MSMDLILTELRSLPGVLELAPQPGSEHPELSWGDYFFYYAPDGAVPQNRQPYATIVTKDYPDDTASRLSDPDRWRLNIHTGPRLFTELVGSAPEDIDAETVDYGETDVFLPHPLYGAYGWVAVVNPGERTTARTIAALRDAHDADRQRVERRRASGS from the coding sequence ATGAGCATGGACCTGATCCTCACCGAACTCCGGAGTCTGCCCGGGGTGCTGGAGCTGGCGCCGCAACCGGGCAGCGAGCATCCGGAGCTGTCCTGGGGCGATTACTTCTTCTACTACGCCCCGGATGGCGCGGTGCCGCAGAACAGGCAGCCGTACGCCACCATCGTCACGAAGGACTACCCGGACGACACCGCCTCCCGGCTGTCCGATCCTGACCGGTGGAGGCTGAACATCCATACGGGGCCGCGCCTGTTCACCGAGCTCGTTGGTTCCGCGCCGGAGGACATCGACGCCGAGACGGTCGACTACGGCGAGACCGACGTGTTCCTGCCGCATCCGCTGTACGGCGCATACGGCTGGGTCGCGGTGGTGAACCCGGGGGAACGCACGACGGCGCGCACCATCGCCGCACTCCGGGATGCGCACGACGCCGACCGGCAGCGCGTCGAGCGCCGCCGGGCAAGCGGCAGCTAG
- a CDS encoding ubiquinol-cytochrome c reductase cytochrome b subunit, translating into MSTTTAAPAAAQAPAKKGGFTAAAANYLEDRTSISGAVKEFGRKIFPDHWSFLLGEVALYSFIVILLSGTFLTFFFQASMAEVVYHGSYVPLKGVEMSAAMSSTLNISFEIRGGLLMRQIHHWAALLFVAAIGLHMLRIFFTGAFRKPRELNWVIGFVLFILAMAEGFTGYSLPDDLLSGNGLRIIDGLIKGLPVVGTWISFLLFGGEFPGTAIVGRLYTLHILLLPALVLAFIALHLMFVVIHKHTQYAAPGRTQGNVVGYPVLPVYAAKAGGFFFIVFGVVALMASFFTINPIWNYGPYDPSPVSAGTQPDWYIGFADGALRLVPPGWEFVWLDRTWSFNIIVPVAILGLFIVTVLIYPFIEAWITGDKREHHILDRPRNAATRTAIGAAGVTFYAVFWAAASSDIIATHFKLTMEGVIHALQALLILGPIIAYFVTKRVCLALQKKDRSIALHGYESGRIVKLPGGEFIEVHEQLDEYELWRLVSFESYEPLMIRPNSKGKITVGNRMRASMSRWFFEDRIVPPTKGELESGHGHH; encoded by the coding sequence TTGAGCACCACGACCGCCGCACCTGCCGCGGCACAAGCACCGGCCAAGAAGGGCGGGTTCACGGCAGCAGCCGCGAACTACCTGGAAGACCGCACCAGCATCTCGGGCGCCGTCAAGGAGTTCGGTCGCAAGATCTTCCCCGACCACTGGTCCTTCCTCCTCGGTGAGGTCGCCCTCTACTCGTTCATCGTCATCCTGCTCTCCGGAACGTTCCTGACGTTCTTCTTCCAGGCGTCGATGGCCGAGGTCGTCTACCACGGCTCGTACGTCCCGCTGAAGGGCGTCGAGATGTCGGCCGCGATGTCGAGCACGCTCAACATCTCGTTCGAGATCCGCGGTGGACTGCTCATGCGCCAGATCCACCACTGGGCTGCTCTGCTCTTCGTCGCCGCCATCGGCCTGCACATGCTCCGCATCTTCTTCACGGGTGCGTTCCGCAAGCCGCGCGAGCTCAACTGGGTGATCGGCTTCGTGCTCTTCATCCTCGCGATGGCAGAGGGCTTCACCGGATATTCGCTCCCCGACGACCTGCTCTCGGGCAACGGCCTCCGCATCATCGACGGTCTGATCAAGGGTCTCCCCGTGGTCGGCACCTGGATCTCATTCCTCCTCTTCGGCGGCGAGTTCCCCGGTACGGCGATCGTCGGACGTCTGTACACGCTGCACATCCTGCTGCTGCCTGCGCTGGTGCTCGCGTTCATCGCGCTGCACCTGATGTTCGTGGTCATCCACAAGCACACCCAGTACGCGGCTCCCGGCCGCACGCAGGGCAACGTGGTCGGCTACCCGGTCCTCCCGGTCTACGCGGCCAAGGCCGGCGGATTCTTCTTCATCGTGTTCGGTGTCGTCGCCCTCATGGCGTCGTTCTTCACCATCAACCCGATCTGGAACTACGGCCCGTACGACCCGTCACCGGTCTCCGCGGGAACGCAGCCCGACTGGTACATCGGCTTCGCCGACGGCGCTCTGCGCCTGGTGCCACCGGGCTGGGAATTCGTCTGGCTGGACCGCACCTGGTCGTTCAACATCATCGTGCCCGTCGCGATCCTGGGTCTGTTCATCGTGACCGTCCTGATCTACCCCTTCATCGAGGCGTGGATCACGGGCGACAAGCGTGAGCACCACATCCTGGACCGTCCGCGCAACGCAGCCACCCGCACCGCCATCGGCGCGGCCGGTGTCACGTTCTACGCGGTCTTCTGGGCCGCGGCCAGCTCGGACATCATCGCGACGCACTTCAAGCTCACGATGGAGGGCGTCATCCACGCCCTGCAGGCCCTCCTCATCCTCGGCCCGATCATCGCCTACTTCGTTACGAAGCGCGTCTGCCTCGCGCTGCAGAAGAAGGACCGCTCGATCGCGCTGCACGGCTACGAGTCCGGCCGCATCGTCAAGCTCCCCGGTGGCGAGTTCATCGAGGTGCACGAGCAGCTCGACGAGTACGAGCTGTGGCGCCTGGTCAGCTTCGAGAGCTACGAGCCGCTGATGATCCGCCCGAACAGCAAGGGCAAGATCACCGTCGGCAACCGGATGCGCGCAAGCATGTCCCGCTGGTTCTTCGAGGACAGGATCGTCCCGCCCACCAAGGGCGAGCTCGAGTCCGGCCACGGACACCACTGA